The stretch of DNA GCGATGTAAATAAACGCATGAAAAAAATTTTTCATACGTTAGTCCGATGAAAAATAATTAGTTAGTCTATTTGGCAGATTGAATAGTTAAAAAAGAAAAGTTTTTTAACTGAAAAATAGGGAAATAGGGACAACGTGAAAGATACGAGGATGAAGCCATTTTAAAAAAATTGTCGACCATTTAGTACGATAGTCTTCTGTTAAGTGTATTTGTGCAAAATATGAACATTTACCTGTATCGATTGTAGGGAAAAATTTATAAAGAATAGTTGTTCATTCACGTTTTAATCAGTATAATTCACCTGTTGAAGTAACTTCCTTTAACGAAACGAGCCTACGAGGCATACTATGAAACAAATGGTATGGAAAATAGGCTGATGACACATTTAGACATTATATTTCCCAGGAAAAGAAAATTTGTCGATTAGTGGACGGACTAAATAAAAGGTTGACGTTTCGAACAATTGTTAGAAAGTGCTATAATAAAACGATACTAGTGTGATGAATAATTTGAGTAGATAATATATTTATGTAGGGGGAGCCTTATGAAAACAACGCTTCATTTATTATATGGTGGAAAATCAGCAGAGCATAAAGTATCTTTGCAAACTGCATTAGCGGTAACGAAAGCATTAAATAAAGATAAATTTAATGTTTTCCCGTTATTTATAACAGAAGAAGGCCAATGGGTACGCGGGAAACAACTGACAGGGGAAGTAGAAAGTGTAGCACAATTGCAACTAACTGATAAAGGCACTTCCATTGCTCCATTAGCATTAACAGAGGTTAATGAACAAACAGACGACAAACCTGTCATTTTCCCTCTGCTACATGGTCCAAATGGAGAAGACGGTACGGTGCAAGGAATGTTAGAACTATTAAATTTACCTTATGTCGGTAACGGAGTCTTAGCTTCATCAGCTGGAATGGATAAAGTAATAATGAAGCAACTTTTTGCTCAAGCTGGTTTACCACAAGTCGGATATGTACATTTCCTCCGTTCTGAATGGGAGAAAAATGACGAATTAGCTTATAAAAAAGTGGAAGAGGAGTTAGGTTATCCTGTATTCGTAAAGCCTGCTAACTTAGGTTCTAGTGTTGGGATTAATAAGGCAAAAAACCGCGAAGAACTCGCTTCTGCTTTTAAAGAAGCTTTTGATTTTGACCGAAAAATTATTGTCGAGCAGGGCTTAGAAAATGCAAGAGAAATTGAAATAGGTGTGTTAGGAAATGACGAGCCTCAATGTTCTGTTTTAGGTGAAATTGTTCCGAAAAAAGAATTTTATGACTATAAAGCGAAGTATGAAGACGGAAATACAGCAATGATCATCCCTGCTGAAGTGGATGAGCAAACGTATGAAAGTGTTAAAGAAATGGCGATCAAAGCTTTTAAAGCAATCGATGCCTCAGGGCTAGTACGCGCCGACTTCTTCTTAACAAGAGATGGTGAGTTATACATTAATGAAGTAAATACGATGCCAGGCTTTACTCCATATAGTATGTTTCCTTTATTATGGCAACACACTGGGGTTGCTTACCCAGAATTAATTGAAAGACTCGTGCAACTAGCAAAAGATAGACATGATGAAAAACAAAAAATCAAGTTTACATTTTGATTGTAGGGTAGGGGGAGGACGAATCGTTCTCCCTTGTTTATACGTTAACAGTTATA from Sutcliffiella cohnii encodes:
- a CDS encoding D-alanine--D-alanine ligase, whose translation is MKTTLHLLYGGKSAEHKVSLQTALAVTKALNKDKFNVFPLFITEEGQWVRGKQLTGEVESVAQLQLTDKGTSIAPLALTEVNEQTDDKPVIFPLLHGPNGEDGTVQGMLELLNLPYVGNGVLASSAGMDKVIMKQLFAQAGLPQVGYVHFLRSEWEKNDELAYKKVEEELGYPVFVKPANLGSSVGINKAKNREELASAFKEAFDFDRKIIVEQGLENAREIEIGVLGNDEPQCSVLGEIVPKKEFYDYKAKYEDGNTAMIIPAEVDEQTYESVKEMAIKAFKAIDASGLVRADFFLTRDGELYINEVNTMPGFTPYSMFPLLWQHTGVAYPELIERLVQLAKDRHDEKQKIKFTF